In the Calonectris borealis unplaced genomic scaffold, bCalBor7.hap1.2 HAP1_SCAFFOLD_133, whole genome shotgun sequence genome, GGTGTCTATGGGTCTTTTGGGGTACCCACGCGTGCTGTGGGGTACCCacgggtgctgtggggtgcccgtgggtgctccGGGTGTCTATGGGTCTTTTGGGGTACCCAcaggtgctgtggggtgcccgggggtgcccgtgggtgctgtggggtgccctgTGCTGTTcaggggtgctgtgggtgctccgggcacccatgggtgccgcaGGCTCccagcgggggggtgggggcgggggcgggtgtcgcgaggggggggaggggaatgggtaggggggagcccccccgcccccgccgtgTCCCCAATCCCCCCCTGGCAGCCGCGAGCAATTAACTAAATGGCTCTTAATTGCACCCataattcccccctcccccccccccccaatgcgGGGGGGGCCGGACcccccagtgggtgctgggggggggggcacccatcaCCGGGGGGCGCAGGGCCCGatccagcccctcccccgcctccgcAGGGTCAGGGTGCGGCTGGACCCTGGGGACAAGGGGTGACAccggggggggcagcaccctgtgtcccccccccacccatgggtgccccccgggcccccctTGCTCTGGTGCCACCGCCCCAGGTGGGCGCTGGGGTCGTCAcggtgtcccctcccagtgccccccagtgtcccccagtgccccccagggtCTCCTCTGCCCCGCcgtgtgtccccccatgtccccccaatgtccccctgtgtccccaagtACCCCCTCAGTGcccctcccagtactcccagttactcccagtgtcccccatatCCCCTGGTGTccgcccccagtgccccccagtttccccccagtgtctccccagtgcccccagggtCTCCTCTGTCCCCAAGAGTCTCCCAATgtttccccagtgtccccagttatcccccagtgtcccctggtGGCCCCCACAACCTCcaatgtcccccccgtgtccccaagtatcctccagtgcccccccccggtgtcccccagtgtccccagttaTCCCCAGTGCCACTCCAGtgtcccccagtaccccccagttaCTCCCCAGGGTCTCCTCTGTCCCCTGGtggcccccccatgtccccaagtgtcccccagtgtccccagttatcccccagtgccccccaatgtcccccctgtgtccccaagtATCCTCCAGTgccacccccagtgtcccccagtacCCACCAGTTCCCACCCAGGGTCCCTTCTGTTCCCTGTATCCCaaatgtcccccccgtgtccccaattacccctcccagtgcccccagttaccccccagtgtccccccgatgtccccaagtaCCACCCAATGTCCCCCAGTGCTCTTCCAGTTACCCCCCAGTGACCCCAGTTaccccctggtgtcccccagtTACCTCCTCAGTGCCCCCCTAGtatccccagtgccccccagtgtccccctggtgtcccccagtgtcccctggtgtccctcCAGTGTCCCCAGCTACCCCCCAGTCCCTCACCAGTCCCCATCTGGTGTCCTCACTtagcccccagtgtccccagttacccccccagtgccctccttAGTGCTCCCCCAGACTCCTCCAGTGTCCCCAGttaccccccccccagtgctccccgtgtccccagtgtcccctccctgtccctctgGTGTCCCCAGTCCCCGCCAgtgccccccagtgtccccagtccctgCCCAGAACCACCCCCAACGCCACCaggtccccccagtgccccccctcAGTCCTCCCAGTTCCTCAGTCCTCCCCAGTccacccagtgcccccccagtcccccccagtccccccagtcctccccagtccctcctagtccccccagtgcccccccagcaaCCCCcggtcctcccagtgcctccccagtcccccccagtccctcccagtcccccccgtgcccccccagcgacccccagtcctcccagtgcccccccagtgccgccccagtcccccccagtccctcccagtccccccagtgacccccagcgcccccccggtccccccagtgccccccagtcccccccagtgcccccccagcacccccccagtccctcccagtccccccagtgacccccagcacccccccagtcctcccagtgcccccccagtgcccccccagtgtcccccagtgctcCCCGAGTCCCCcgagtgccccccagtgcccccccagtcccccagtccccccagtgccccccagtgcccccccagcacccccccagtgcccccccagtccccccagttcccccagtgcccccccagtgcccccccagtcccccccagtccctcccagtccccccagtgccccccagcgcccccccagtcctcccagtgcccccccagtgcccccccagtgccccccagtccccccagtgccccccagtgccccccgagTCCCCcgagtgccccccagtgcccccccagtcccccagtccccccagtgccccccagtgcccccccagcacccccccagtccccccagtccccccagtgccccccagtgcccccccagcacccccccagtccccccagtgccccccagtgcccccagtccccccagtccccccagtgcccccagtgccccccagtgcccccagtccccccagtgcccccagtgcccccagtgcccccctagcacccccccagtccccccagtccccccagtgccccccagtgcccccagtgccccccagtccccccagtccccccagtgcccccccagcacccccccagtgcccccagtgccccccagtccccccagtccccccagtgcccccccagcacccccccagtccccccagtccccccagtgccccccagtgcccccagtccccccagtcctcccagtgcccccccagtccccccagtgccccccagtgcccccagtgcccccagtccccccagtgcccccagtgcccccagtgccccccagtgcccccagtccccccagtccccccagtcctcccagtgcccccccagtccccccagtgccccccagtgcccccagtgccccccagtccccccagtgccccccagtgcccccagtccccccagtcctcccagtgcccccccagtccccccaatgccccccagtgcccccagtccccccagtccccccagtcctcccagtgcccccccagtccccccagtaccccccagtgcccccagtgcccccagtccccccagtgcccccccagtgacccccagtgcccccccagtgccccccagtccccccagtccccccagtgcccccagtgcccccagtccccccagtgcccccccagtgacccccagtgcccccagtgcccccagtccccccagtgcccccagtgcccccagtgcccccccagtccccccagtgcccccagtgcccccagtgcccccccagtccccccagtccccccagtgccccccagtgcccccccagcacccccccagtccccccagtccccccagtgccccccagcacccccccagtccccccagtccccccagtgcccccagtgcccctcagtgcccccccagtccccccagtgcccccagtgcccccagtgcccctggCGCCCCCTAGCGCCCCGCAGCGCCCCGCAGCGCCTCctctggccccgcccccgccgcccaaGCCCCGCCCGGTTCCTGACCCCGCCCCGCGGTTGCCCCGGGCGACGcggcaccgcccccccccgcgccccttgCGGCGGCCGCGCGGCGCTTTTGCGACGGTCTCGGCCGTAAagcgggagcggggagcggcCGGCGGAGGGGTCGGtaccgggggggccgggggggggggagggggggaggtctGGGCGGGCCCGATCCTCCCCCTccatggccccccccccccccggggtccctgcTGGGTGCCCTTCCCCCCCGAGCCCTGACGGgtgccccctcccccaccctgggtgccgccccgccccgcgctcccggggtgccccccccccccaaagcctctTGGGcgactccccccccccagctgccccccaccccccaacaccccccggcccctccgACCGCCCCCCAGCTCTCtaccacccccccgcccccctccaccaccccctgagccccccaaccccccctgcccccctctaccacccccccgcccccctccaccacctcctgagcccccccagaacccccctgcgcccccagccccccccagccccctccctgcctcccctcaacaccccccaggccccccctgcgcccccccagcccccgcccccctctaacaccccccagccccccccagccccctccccgcccccctctaacaccccccagccccccccagccccctccctgccccccccaacaccccccaggccccccctgcgcccccccagcccccccccagccccctccctgcccccctctaacaccccccaggtccccccagagccctccctgcccccccagcccacccccagccccctccccgcccccccccaacaccccccaggccccccctgcgcccccccagccccctccccgcccccctctaacaccccccagcccccccagccccctccctgcccctcccaacaccccccagccccccctgcgaccccccagccccctccccgcccccccaacaccccccagccccctccctgcccccctctaacaccccccaggtccccccagagccttccctgccccccccagccccctccccaccccccccaacaccccccaggccccccctgcgcccccccagccccctccccgcccccctctaacaccccccagcccccccagccccctccccgcccccctctaacaccctccagccccctccccgccccccccagccccctccccgcccccctctaacaccccccagcccccccagccccctccccgcccccctctaacaccccccagcccccccagccccctccccgcccccctctaacaccccccagccccctccagccccctccccgccccccccagcccccccagccccctccccgcccccctctaacaccccccagccccctccagccccctccccgccccccccagccccctccccgcccccctctaacacccccctgccccccccagccccctccctgccccccccagccccctccccgccccccccaacaccccccagccccccccagccccctccccgtcccccccagcccccccagccccctccctgcccccccaacaccccccagcccccccccagccccctccccgcccccctctaacaccccccaggccccccccagagccctccccgcccccccagccccctccccgcccccccccgcccccccccagccccccccagagccctccccgccccccccagccccctccccgcccccccccccccgcccccccccccacccccccgacccccttctctccccccagccccatggacGCCCGTTTCACCCGGGGCAAGTCCCCGCTGCTGGAGCGGGCGCTGGCCCGCCCGCGGGGGGAGGTGAGCCTCAGCGCCTTCGCCCTCCTCTTCTCCGAGCTGGTCCAGTACTGCCAGAACCGCGTCTACTCGGTGGCCGAGCTGCAAGCCAAGCTGGCCCGCCTGGGCCACCAAGTGGGCCTTCGCGTCCTGGATGCTTTGGTGGCCCGGGAGAAGAGCGGGCGACGAGAGACGAAGGTCCTCAACGTCCTCCTCTTCGTCAAAGGCCCGGTTTGGCGCGCGCTCTTCGGCAAAGAGGCCGACAAGCTGGAACAGGCCAACGACGACGACAAGACCTACTACGTCATCGAGAAGGAGCCCTTGGTCAACACCTTCATCTCGGTGCCCAAGGAGAACAGCACCCTCAACTGCGCCGCCTTCACCGCCGGCCTGGTGGAGGCCGTCCTGGCCGCCAGCGGTTTCCCGGCCAAGGTCAGCGCCCATTGGCACAAGGGCACCACCCTCATGATCAAGTTCGAGGAGGCCGTCATCGCCCGGGACAAGAGCCTGGAGGGGCGTTGAGGGGGTCCGTTGTCCCTCCTGGTGGCTCCTGTCCTCCCCTGGGGACGTTGgagggggttggggtccctcacCACCGTCCCTTGTCCCTTGTAATGGCCCTTGGCCACCCTTGGGGACGTTGGAGGGGGTTGGGGTCCTTCATCACCGTCCCTTGTCCCTCCTGATGGCCCCTGTCCTCCCCTGGGGACGTTGGAGGGGGTTGGGGTCCTTCATCACCGTCCCTTGTCCTTCTTGACGTCCCTTGGCCACCCTTGGGGACGCTGGAGATGGCTGGGGTCCCTCACCACTGGTCCTTGTTCCTCCTGACGTCCCTTGGCCACCCTTGGGACGTTGGAGGTGGTTGAGGTCCCTCACCACCGTCCCTTGTCCTTCCTGATGGCCCTTGGCCACCCTTGGGGATGTTGGAGGTGGTTGGGGTCCCTCACCGTTATCCCTCGTCTCTCCTGGTGGCCCCTGTCCTCCCCTGGGGACGTTGGAGGGGGTTGGGGTCCTTCATCACCGTCCCTTGTCCCTCCTGGTGGCTCCTGTCctcccctggggacactgggagtgGTTGAGGTCCCTCACCGCTGTCCCTTGTCCCTCCTGATGGCTCCTGTCCTCCCCTGGGGACGTTGGAGGTGGTTGGGGTCCCTCACCGTTATCCCTCGTCCCTCCTGGTGGCCCCTGTCctcccctggggacactgggagtgGTTGAGGTCCCTCACCACCGTCCCTTGTCCTTCTTGACATCCCTTGGCCACCCTTGGGGACGTTGGAGGTGGTTGGGGTCCTTCATCACCGTTCCTCGTCCCTCCTGGTGACTCCTGTCCTCCCCTGGGGACGTTGGAGGTGGTTGGGGTCCCTCACCACCGTCCCTTGTCCCTTGTAATGGCCCTTGGCCACCCTTGGGGACGTTGgagggggttggggtccctcacCACCGTCCCTTGTCCCTTGTGATGGCCCTTGGCCACCCTTGGGGATGTTGGAGGTGGTTGGGGTCCCTCACCGTTATCCCTTGTCCCTCCTGATGGCCCCTGTCctcccctggggacactgggagtgGTTGAGGTCCCTCACCACCGTCCCTTGTCCTTCTTGACGTCCCTTGGCCACCCTTGGGGACGTTGGAGGTGGTTGGGGTCCCTCACCGCCGTCCCTTGTCCCTCGTGGTGGCCCTTGGTGTCTCTTGGGGACACTCAAGTTGCTTGGTGTCACTATAAACCGTCTCTTGTCCCTCCTGGTGGCCCTTGGGTCTTtcttgggggggttggggacatcctGGGGCTGGTTTGGGTCCCCAGACACCGTCCCTTGTCCCTCTTGGTGGCCTTTGGCCTcccgtggggacactgggggctaCTTGGTGTCCCTCGCCACTGTCCCTTGTCCCCCCCGATGGCCCTTGGTGTCTCTTGGGGACATTCAGGCTGGTCCCTGTCCCTCTGGTGTCCCTCAGCTTGTCActgggggcttggggacaccccGAGGTGGCTCCCGTCCCTCTGCAGTGGCactgtcccctcccctcctcggGGACTttggggctgtggtggggacaggtggtgtccccaaaccctctcccttgtccctcctggggatgtggggtgtcccctgtccccttggGGACACTGAGCTGGTccttggggacaccggggggtccctgtccccttggggacaccagggctggtccttggggacaccggggggtccctgtccccttggggacaccagggctcgtccttggggacactggggggtccctgtccccttgGGGACACCAGGGTTGGTCCTGGGGGACACCGGGGTGTCCCCTATCTccttggggacaccagggctggtccttggggacaccggggtgtccctgtccccttggggacaccagggttggtccttggggacaccagggtgTCCCCTATCTccttggggacaccagggctggtccttggggacaccggggggtccctgtccccttggggacaccagggctggtccttggggacactggggggtccctgtccccttggggacaccaggctggtccctggggacaccgggcggtcccctggggacactgggtgcCACCgccctgtccccacccctgggtgcccacccTGTCACATGCCGGGTGGCCGCGCCCTGTCCCCCAAAGCCACGTCCTCCCCCCAAAGTGCAGCGCTGGCACCTGGTGGCCCGTGTCCCCAAGGGGGGGAGGTGACGTCcccaaggcggggggggggtgttggtggCCCTGGGGTGTCACCGGCTGAGCCCGGACGCACTCGCTGCACCCATGGGAcagggccgggcgggggggcgggggtggcagccccctgtgtcccccccccccgctgaccggtgtcccttgtccccttgTCCCCGCAGGcagggggtggccgtggggcgtCAGGGTCCCCCCGGGGCTCGGCCTGCTGCGGGcgggggatggggacggggacacgggggggtcgggggggccggGCTGTGACAGCGGGTGGCCataggggacaggaggggacaggggtggcagTGGGTGACAGACGGGTGTCATCGGGTGACAGCGGGTGTCAGTGGGTGTCACTGGGCAGCAGCGGGTGACAGCGGGTGGCGCTGGGTGGGAGCAGGTGTCAGTGGGTGACGGTGTCAGTGGGTGGCAGAGGGTGACAGTGGGTGACACCGGGTGGCAGCAGGTGGCAATGGGTGTCAGTGGGTGGCAGAGGGTGACACCGGGTGGCAGCAGGTGGCAGCAGTTGTTGGTGGCAGTGGGTGGGAGTGGGTGACAGAGGGTGTCAGTGGGTGAGAGCGGGTGACAGTCACAGTGGGCGGCAGTAGGTGACAGTGGGAGGCAGCGGGTGACAGTGGGTGATGGTGGGAGCGGGTGACAGCGGGTGGCAGCAGGTGACAGCGGGTGGCAGTGGGTGACAGCGGGTGGCAGTGGGTGACAACAGGTGACAGCGGGTGGCAGCGGGTGACAGCGGGTGGCAGTGGGTGACAGCGGGTGGCAGTGGGTGACAACAGGTGACAGCGGGTGGCAGCGGGTGACAGCGGGTGGCAGCGGGTTATAGTGGGTGGCAGTGGGTGACATGACGTGACATGGGTGACCTCATCGGGGACCCCCACGGGcgggtgggcacccatgggtgggggtctgacacctgggtgctgtggggccaGGACGCCCGGGTCGCTGGGGGTGCCTGacctggggtgctgtgggggtccgtgggggtcccgtgggggtccttggggtgctgtgggggtccgTGGGGGTCCCGTCggggtccttggggtgctgtggggggaccgtgggggtcccgtgggggtccttggggtgctgtggggggtccatgggggtcccgtgggggtctttggggtgctgtgggggtccgtgggggtcccgtgggggtccgtggggtgctgtgggggtccgtgggggtcccgtgggggtctttggggtgctGTGAGGGGTCcgtgggggtcccgtgggggtctttggggtgctgtgggggtccgtgggggtcccgtgggggtccttggggtgctgtgAGGGGTCcgtgggggtcccgtgggggtctttggggtgctgtgggggtccgtgggggtccgtgggggtccttggggtgctgtgggggtccgtgggggtcccgtgggggtccttggggtgctgtggggggtccgtgggggtcccgtgggggtccttggggtgctgtggggagttcgtgggggtcccgtgggggtctttggggtgctATGGGGGAGCTTGGGGGtcatgggggtggtggggggctatgggggggtctTTATGGAGGTTATGGGTTGGGTctgggggttggggggtgggggggggccccctgacccccccaggaACTGGCGCTGGGGGCAGCCGGAcaaggtggggggaggggaggactgGGTGGCCAtggccccccggggggggggtctgcgagtggccctggggctgctgaccccccctcccccccccttggggacccccagggataCCCCTCCCCCGCagaaccccccaggacccccccacttGGGACcccccccttggggaccccccccccgctcGGGCTGGTCGCGGTGACAATGAACCTCGTGTGTGAccctgggggacacggggggggcgcgggggggagcagcggggtgcgggggatgggggggacccctggggacaccgggggggccatgggggtgaCCAGGGGACATTTGGGGTCActcttggggacaccctggggcacaggggacgggggggggggcatttgggggtgCCCGGAGGTGACATCGGGTGACActgtgggggatgggggggtcacttggggacacttggggcggggggggggggggacactggggccACTCCTGGGGCCACGCCCTCCGCCCTGAACCGCCGCCCTGGGGGCAAAGGGCAGGGGTCAGGGGGCAAAGGTcgcggggggggggcagtttgggggccCAGGCCATCCCAGTggctcccagtgtcccccacgtccccaccctggtgtccctgtccccccccccagggtccctgTCAGCACCCGTGTCCCCATTTcggggtccccgtccccaccccggTGCCCTCCCTGGCGCCGGGGGGGGGTGACACagctgtccccaagtgtccccaagtgtccccaagcgtCCCACTGATGCCCAACGgtctccccagtgtccccaaatgtccccaaagACCCCGGCCATCTCCAAGGGTCCCCAAGGGTCAATGTCACCCCCAGGGGTCCCTGATGGTCCCCAAATGTCCCACTGGTCCCCAACAAGTCTCCCCAGCGTCCCCAAATATCCCTGGCATCTCCGCGGCTCCCcctgtccctggtgtccccaaagGTCCCCAAAGGTCTCCTGACACCTCCAagggtccccaagggtccccaaagGTCCCCTGACACCTCCAAGGGTCCCCAAAGGTCCCCCGACATCCCCAGGGTCCCCAAGGATCCCCAAAGGTCCCCAAAGGTCCCCCGACATCCCAAGGGTCCCCAAAGGTCCCCAAAGGTCCCCTGACACCTCCAagggtccccaagggtccccaaagGTTCCCCGACATCCCAAGGGTCCCCAAAGGTCCCGACACCTCCAAGGGTCCCCAAAGgtcccccaacatccccagtgtccccaaggatCCCCAAAGGTCCCCAAAGGTCCCCTGACACCTCCAAGGGTCCCCAAAGGTCCCCAAAGGTCCCCTGACACCTCCAagggtccccaagggtccccaaagGTCCCCAAAGGTTCCCCGACATCCCAAGGGTCCCCAAAGGTCCCCAAAGGTCCCCCgacatccccagtgtccccaagggtccccaaaggtccccaaaggtcccccgacatccccagtgtccccaagggtccccaaaggtccccaaaggtcccccgacatccccagtgtccccaagggtccccaaagGTCCCCTGACACCTCCAagggtccccaagggtccccaaagGTCCCCCAACATCCCAAGGGTCCCCGACGCTCCTGACACCCCCAGTGCCCCAGgtggtccccaaatgtccccaactgtccccaaggGTTCCTGACACCCCCAGTGCCCCAAaggtccccaaatgtccccaaaggtccctgacacccccaaaGGTCCTTGACGGTCCCCAATGTTCCCAACAGCCCtcacccccccgtgccccccccccgtccccagtggtccccaaatgtccccaaagGTCCCCGacgcccccccgtgtccccaaaggtccccccgcacccccaaccCTCCCCCCCACAAGGGCGGCGCCAGAAGCGGAAGCGCCGCTCCAGCCGCGGCCGCCTCTATGGtagagggcggggcggggcactTCCGGTTGCCCTGGTCCGTCCCACTTTAGGGTCCGGACCTAATTCAATTCCCGTTCCGATGGTTCCGGGCTCCCGGTGCCGGTGTTTCCGTTTCCCGGTGTTTCGGGTTCCGTTTCCGCTGTTTCCGGTtccggtcccggtcccggggcGGCGATGGGCGCTCACCTGGCGCGGCGCTACCTGGGGGACGCGGAGACGGAGCCGGACCCGCTGCAGATGCCGACCTTCCCCGCCGAGCTGGGCCTGCCGCACCGCACCCCCCGCGGTCAGTCCCGGcaccgggggggacacggggcggggggacacacaccgggggggcaccgggggcggTGCTGACCCTGctcgggccccggccccgccccgcagggcccggcccggggctgccctTGGGGTGTCCCCGCGGGACCGGGCTCCCCTGTGACCCTCCCGTGACCCCCGTgaccctcccgtgtccccccccgtgacTCTCCTGTGACCCTCCCGTgaccctcccgtgtcccccccgtgactctcccgtgtccccccccgtgacTCTCCTGTGACCCTCCCGTGACCCCCGTgaccctcccgtgtccccccccatgaCTCCCCGTGACCCTCCCGTGACCCCCGTatgacccccccgtgacccccgtgTGACCCCCGTGTCTGCCCGTGTCACCtccgtcccccccgtgtccccaccccctgtccccgtggtgccccctccccacccgtgTCCTCGTGCCCAGCACGTGGCCGCCCTTGTCacacgtccccgtccccgcctGCCCTTGTCACCTCCCGCCGTCCTggcgtgtcccccccgccccgccacgtCCCTGGTCCCCGTCCCCGACGTGTCACCCCTCGTGTCCCCGACGTGTCACCCCTCGTGTCCCTGCGTGTCCCCCTCATATCCCCGACGTGTCACCCCTCGTGTCCCCGACGTGTCACCCCTTGTGTCCCTGACGTGTCACCCCTCGTGTCCCTGCGTGTCCCCCTCAT is a window encoding:
- the TRAPPC5 gene encoding trafficking protein particle complex subunit 5, whose amino-acid sequence is MDARFTRGKSPLLERALARPRGEVSLSAFALLFSELVQYCQNRVYSVAELQAKLARLGHQVGLRVLDALVAREKSGRRETKVLNVLLFVKGPVWRALFGKEADKLEQANDDDKTYYVIEKEPLVNTFISVPKENSTLNCAAFTAGLVEAVLAASGFPAKVSAHWHKGTTLMIKFEEAVIARDKSLEGR